The segment TTTGAGCGGTTTTAACTTGGTTACCGTTGTAGGCGCGGAGTGCTAGCTCCAGCAAAGGTTTTTCAACTTGTTCGATAACGACGTTGTAAAGGCCATTGAGTTCTACTTGCGCTTCTTTTTGTTGAGCAAACAAAACTTCGAGTTTGCTTTTTACAAGCTTCTCGAGGCTTACAGATTGAAGATTTGCAACAAAA is part of the Bdellovibrionales bacterium genome and harbors:
- a CDS encoding site-specific DNA inversion stimulation factor, which translates into the protein MTPNLNSSDNLFVANLQSVSLEKLVKSKLEVLFAQQKEAQVELNGLYNVVIEQVEKPLLELALRAYNGNQVKTAQMLGINRNTLKKKIDNYKIRVKKNN